The window GGAATTTAGCAGGGATACACTTGTAAAATCCCAAGGAGCTGATATTAATGTAAGTGGTTGGCCGAATTTGTGGATGATGTCAAATTGTTTGAGTGCGTCCGGTCCGACCGATGATACattgtgtttttggttcttCGATTTTTTTAGTAAAGAAGTACATACATTTTTAAGAGACTGAAATTTACCCaatttgatttacttttttttttctttcattttttttttggatcgaAACTACAGTATTCCAACAAATTTTGGTTTAGTGCAGAGtaatttacacattttaaaatgtCAATCCAGAACCGAGTACGTACAGATGTACTGTATAATGTACTCTGGTTTGTTCGGGTTTGAACCATTTGGTCAAGAGCCCGATAGAGGCCCAATAAGGCCTATGTACTTTGTAAATTTGTTTCCTGGGGTTTGTTTAGACCTTGTCAAAGATGATCAACTACTATTTTAAAATGCCAAGTCTtactaatttcttttattacagTTTtgtagggagagagagagagagccacgctaaaaaaaaaaagattttaacgTGTTGATGTAACTTTCCATGTGATAATGGTTATAGATTATCATTTGTGTACTTGTGGAATGTTTGAGTTGGTAACTAGTACGAAGTCCACTTTACCTAATTtgtcttttttggtttaggTATTGATTTGTATACGCTTTCGAGTACAGGAGTAAGCAATCCAGACCAACCTCACCATCAACATTTTCTACTTTTTCTCTCAcagtaaattaatatttttaaaagtatatatttttaattattcttctGTCATTGTATAGAGAGCACAAACATTTACagttctaattttaatttttatttaatacattcaattataaaattaacaatgaaACTTCATTTAAGTAACAAAAAGTTGTTAGTTTCCTGACAACACAATTATACATTTTATGGCTAAAGTTGTCGAGTAATCCTAGTTTAAGACAATGTTAAGAcctatatatcttttattttaagttaattAACTTGTTCATAACGGCTACAATTATATGCAAAATATACATGGTGTTCCGAAATTTCTTAATCATAAAGattgcaaaataaaaagaagacagAATATTGAATATTCATAGCAATCCCGTGGATGATATTATAAAGTTTCGGTACTTATCCTCTCTCACGCCtaaaagtaacaacaacaaaggcATAAGGAAGAACTGAACAAACGTATTTAGTTTGTGTACtcgtttctcttttcttttttcttttccttgaaatatctattatatttagtttctttctttgcttcaaaTAACTTCACCTAtcgaaacaattttttttttcttcaaagatTAAACTCATCATTTTAATGTTATACATGTCTCCATCTCATCAATCATATCATTATGCACAAATAAATACAACCAATGTCTAAAATTAACGAGAATGTTCAAAGATACCACCATCTGCCATGTCATCAAACACGTCAACACAATCATATACCTTGGATTGGAACCAAGGAAGTTGAGAGAGACAATTGTGGAATTTAGATcgtatattatattatatggaGTAGGTAGCCAAGATGAACCTACATGTATCAAATACTACCAAAATTTAAACctaacagaaagaaaaaaaagaaaaaaacaatttaatttgtttgtaaaacGTATAACCATAAGTTTGTGGAGTATGTTAGAAGACCATATGAAAGATTATTGATAATGttgataaaaataatgaattttggGGGATCAGGAAATAAGGAAACTTTAAactaaaaagtcaaaacaacaaaaataaagtgtAGGTTTAGTTTAAAGATGGAGTAAGTCAAAGTATTGGAACAATAAAGGATGTCTATAAAATATtcgaaattaattttataaaacatcaataaaaatgaagaagtgATTGACTAAGATGTATGTACAGGATATACATATATTCAGAAGAATGAATGATTGATGAAGATGGTTAAGTGGAACTTGGGTTTCAAGGAACACTCCTGGCAAATACAACGCAGCTATGCCTACACCAACAAGCAACGGCCATGCCTCTCGCCTGCAGATTCAAGAACCAAGAACAAtgtctcctcttcctccttcttcttctccaatcgcCTTCAAGGTATGTTATTTCTCACTTTTGGATCAAGAATCAGAAAACTCTTTTCTTGATCTCTGTATCTTCTCCATCTCTATTTATTTCTTAACTCAAAGAACAAATCCAAGACtcagttttcttctctcttattgTTTCTCAATGGTGCTTTTTTACTTGCATCATGTTAATATCGAATTCACATTAACCAGCCTCGAATTAACCGTTGATGAGATAAccaaatttgtttgtgttttgcaGGAACAACAAGGTAGACCACCTCCAACCGCACATCAAACAATATCCGGAAAACTCTTTAGAAACCTCTTCAAGGGTCTTCTCTTCTCACAACTAACCTTAATCTCACTTCTGGTGATAGTTCTCACCATTCGCGGTCTCATCTCAGCAAGTTCACACCATTTCCACCCAAAGAAATGGTACCCTCCTTTACTAGCGTCTGTTGCTGTCTCAGGAGTTGCATCTTTAGCCTGGCAATGCATCTTTATCTACAATCCATCTAGAGCCGTCAGAGCAACGTTCTGGCTTAGCCCAATACTCACCTGCTCGGTAGGGATCTTGCTTGTTCTTATTGGCTCGGCAGTGGATGCAGGGATCGGTTCAGTTTTTGTGCTTTTCGCCATTACTCAGTCTCTGTATGGTTGCTGGATCACTACCAGGTTTGAATACACCGATAAGATATTATCACTTGCTACAGCATTTCCACCAGCAAGAACCAGAGAAGTAGTCTGTTCATCAATCACTGTCAGCTTGGTTTACTCTGGTTTCTTGGTGACTGGAATAGGAGGAGCAACTTCAACTAGAACAAGTCTAGATCTGTTGTTCATATCCGTAATCTTGATAAGCTTAGCATGGACGATGCAAGTTCTCAAGAATGTACAACAAGTTGCGATCTCGAGGGCAAGATTTGTAAACTTTGCTCATGGAGAGGAGATGGACGCTTGGGATGCTTTTCGCATCACTCTGAAACACTTGGTTGGGAGCATCTGCATTGGATCGACGCTTGTTCCAAGCGTCGTATTCATCAGAGGCTCGATCAGAAGCGTTAATCTAATGTCAGGGAGCAGCGATGAGGTCATGTATTCAGGTGCTGACTGCTTCTCTACCATTGCCAACAAACTCACTACACTTGGAAACAGATGGGGGTTTGTGCATGTGGGAACCTATGATAAAGGATTCGTGGAGGCTTCGAGTGATACTTGGAATAAGTTCAGAAGTACAAGTGGGTTAGAGAAACTGATTGATTCGGATCTCACAAGCTCCTTCTGCTTCCTCAGTGCGGTTTCTGTTGGAGCTGTCTCTTCATTGACTGCTGGAATATGGATGTTGTTAATCCACAAGGACTACGCCTTGGAAGTGACTCTCTATGCTTTCATTATTGGATATTTCGTGGTAAGAGATAAGTATTTCTAAGGCCATTAACAGTAAAGATGATCAACATTGCCTTGGACAAAAAGTAGCTTATGTTATGTACCTGGTTTTGTGTGTCTGTTCAGGGAAGGGTAGCTTTGGCGTGGGTACAGGCATGTGTCTTGGCTTACTATGTAGCTTATTCTGAAGATCCTCGCAGTGTGCGGTTTGACGGTACGATTCCACATCGTATCCAGCGTCTTCAAATGTTAAGTGCTCACCGAGACAACAGAGAGCTTGAGATGggtagagaaagagaagaagatagttataataattgttGAGTTCTTGAGGGGAGACTCACCACAAACATGTAAACATAAGCATTAGTATATTTCTGTCTTTCTTCAAGCTTAATAGATTCTATTGATTGGCAAAATATTAGATTCAGCGTGTTCATATGTAAAACCTTCAGCTAAAGAAACAATGTACATACTTTTTCTCTTTacctcacaaaaaaaaaaaaaactgtatctGTTCAATAAAGGATCCATTTTTAAGCTAGGGATCGATTACACCAATCACAAAGAGAGTATTGAGGGAGTCATTAGTTTGCTTAGATGAAGACTACATGCCTGCTGTCACGATTTGTGCAGCTAAAGGTGTTCAACCACAGCCTATAAGAGAAAGCTCAAAGAACCAAGTTCACcacaaattttgtaattttacacATAAAAGAAGATTGAGGTATATACATATACCAAAGACAATGCAGATTTTGTAATTGAGGCCTGGAAAATCTCGAcgtaaaaaatcaaagaaaaatgcaCAATGCAATGCACCTAAAGCATCAAAGAAGAGAATATACAGTTCNtttttttttttttttttttttttttgtgcaaaagaGAATATACAGTTCAAGATTGCAACTTTTGAAGCATAACACTCAGCCAAAAAAGTCCAAAGTGTTCTCTCAACTTAGCGCAGTAAAAACTTGAGCCATATACAATGgggggacttatgttgcaaattccaaatatataacaacaaaaaaaaaaaggttcaacaACCAgagaatcttttttcttttttgatttgtCCATAGTTCATTCATCTGACACACCCAGATCATGCATCGCCTTGGATACCTGAAAGACAGATGAACATCCTGGTTTAGATGTTGAGGTTTGAAGCTTAGtctgcaagaaaaaaaataaacattccTATTGAACAAACAATACACATACCATTTCCTTATGACGTTGTGCCCGGATATCCAATTCTTCCTGAGCTCTCTTCgaaatcatattttctttaNaaaaaaaaaaaaaaaaaaaaaaaaaaaaaaaaaaaaaaaaaaaaaaaaaaaaaaaaaaaaatcaccaaaatattgtaaaaataataataataaatctcaCAAGAATGATGATATACAACACTCATACGAAATTCTCAGTATTACCGTAACCAGCGTAATTATAAATTCCAATAAAAAACGCATCGAAGAAAGTAACACTATTCCACCTTGCCGCTGCCGCGGAGAAAAACCTTCCTCCTCTTCCGGATTCATTGAACAGAACGAACCCCCCCCCCCCCNNNNNNNNNNNNNNNNNNNNNNNNNNNNNNNNNNNNNNNNNNNNNNNNNNNNNNNNNNNNNNNNNNNNNNNNNNNNNNNNNNNNNNNNNNNNNNNNNNNNNNNNNNNNNNNNNNNNNNNNNNNNNNNNNNNNNNNNNNNNNNNNNNNNNNNNNNNNNNNNNNNNNNNNNNNNNNNNNNNNNCCCCCCCCGCATCCTCATCTGATCTTATCCTTTCGCagattttgataaattaaaattaaaacccgTGACATGTTACCACTTACCATTGCTAGAACAGAAATTGCGGGAGTGGCGAGACACGGCTGATCTCCCACCTCGGTAGATGTTACCCTGTAAAGATTTCGTCAACCAACGATGAACGcaatagagagaaagaaaagggatAGATCATAAAAAGGAAAGTTTGGATTCACCTGCGCAGCAAGAGATCTCAGAATCGACTGCATGATTggaagaaattagggttttgctctTCTGCGTCtctgatttgtttctttctataaaaaaaaaaaaaaaaaaaaaaaNNNNNNNNNNNNNNNNNNNNNNNNNNNNNNNNNNNNNNNNNNNNNNNNNNNNNNNNNNNNNNNNNNNNNNNNNNNNNNNNNNNNNNNNNNNNNNNNNNNNNNNNNNNNNNNNNNNNNNNNNNNNNNNNNNNNNNNNNNNNNNNNNNNNNNNNNNNNNNNNNNNNNNNNNNNNNNNNNNNNNNNNNNNNNNNNNNNNNNNNNNNNNNNNNNNNNNNNNNNNNNNNNNNNNNNNNNNNNNNNNNNNNNNNNNNNNNNNNNNNNNNNNNNNNNNNNNNNNNNNNNaaaaaaaaaaaaaaaaaaaaaaaaggagaaaaataataaattatctaatGGGCCTATCGATTATTCATACAATTCAAGTATGTATTGGTCGTCGGTTATAATGGCCCTGCCGTTTATTCATAAAACCGGTCCAAATGTCCTTGGTTAGAAGAGGGTACATTTAATCCTACAAACGTTGTCGTTTTCTCTTTGGTCGTCGTAATCTAGTACAGTCTGTATTACTTACTCAAACCAATTATAGAGCCGATCCACTCGGTTTAACTTGCTAGTCTATCTACACGGTTCGCACGTAAATCTCATTATTATATACTACAAGTTAACCAGTAaatttcatctatatatacattttttttatcatatttagcaaataaatcctgaaattaaaacttatttacaaaacatgctatatatatttaattattaatacatATAATTTCACGTAGCCAATATTATAGttgacatatattttgattcttTGAACAAAAGGTTCTCAAAGTTACTGAAGTGGATGGATGGAATTGGAAAAACTGAACACCCGATGACCCCAAAACACATTTAGCTCAATATAAGATATTGGATTTGTAATCTAACTTGTAAAATTGTACATCAAATGATCGTTTAGATATAATGATCGTTTGTGTTATAAACCAGTGGCCgatctagaattttttttaaagggggtaaatattaaataaacttttaatttgttataaaataatattaatgtttttttaacttttttaaaaacctaaaagaaaCCAAGTATTATGAACAAAACTTAACTAAAAGTGTAGTAATGTAGGACTCGAACCCATGTCCGGAAGGGATTTGAGAGGGTCAATGAAGAAAACTTTAACCAATTTGGCCAAAAAGTCCAATTGGAACAagcttacaaattttgtttttaacatttaaaCGGGGTCATCTAACCCTTTCCTTTTCACATGGATCCGCCGTTGCTATAAAGTACAAATAATAAAcctagaaaaccaaaaaccctaatgATGAAATCCGGGGGGTCTTCATTTAGCAATTTGTATcgaaatttttaccttttttattttattttatgacgGATAACaaaatgatgttgttgttgttattgttgaaaTCTTAGCTGACAATGATGAATGAATATTGTGGCTAGAGATAAATGAAAGAAGATCACTGACTGCACAGTAGTAGAAGCAAATACGTCTGCTAAGATTTCATAAGCTTTTGGAAGAGTAGAGAAAGAGTACATAAGTGATGATTATCATTAAttgcaatttttattaaaaaattaattaaagtttttttcttcaaaaaaaaacacataaaaaaaaatcaattacaataTGATATTTGCATGACaacttaacaaaatatttttccggtgcaaaataaataaatttgttaaaatccataataaaaaaaattcttcagtCGTAAATTTGTTAATCGTTTGAGTAcgatgtatgtatgtatgtattatatataggtGGATGGTTGAGAgggtttgaagttttttttagatgattgtcatatatatatatagaccagCTTAAAACTCAAACCAGGAGCCGAACCACTCGGTTCAACTTGCTAGTCTTTTATCTACACGGTTCGAAATCTCaatattaatagaaattaaCCAGTTAATTGCaatgtattattattagtcTATTACTTATTAGCTATGAAAATTAAGATATTTGTATTCCAAATTaccaagaaatcaaatcaaacctaaTTATTGGGTATATACTACTTTGGTTCTGGAAAAATATCAGTTGAGTAATTAAAAAACCGGTTCGGTTCAAAACCGGAAAACGCGACGCCTGGAAACTCTCACACACGCAGAGTCACAGGAGACGCTCCCGCGTCTGCAAAAGAACGGataaagtctctctctctttcttactcactctctctctctctctctctctctctctctcaattcatCGAAGGAGAAGATGCTGACGAGTCCCAGTAACGCACTTCACAGTAGTACTCCGCACTTCTGCCCAGTTCGCCGGCGCAGGCTTTGCCGTTCTCGGAATTTCCCTCGTCTCAACTCCGGCGACCGTAGcagcggcggcggcggtggaAAATTGTGctccctctctcttctctccgcAAGTGGCGCCGGTAAATTCAGTGTCAGAGCTCTAGTTAGACCAGATGCTACCGAAGAAGCTGACTCTGTCGGCGATGGGGCTCTGCCTTTTCCTAGCCACGTTTCTGTCAAAATCCCCTTCGGCAATAGAGAGgtaattttattcataaaagctttgaacttttgattcggagatgatttgttttgtaaagtgaTAGACTTGGTTGGGTTCGTGTGGTTAATGAGCATGCTTTGCCTAGGATTTGAGTCACCCTTATCTTTTATAGTAGAGAGAAGCTTCAAGCACGCTGCTTTAGATGTATGTGCTGACCTTTGTTAGTTTATTTACTATCCAGATTTTAGTCGAGACTGGCCTTATGGGGAGGCAAGCAAGCTCTGCTGTAACGGTGACAGATGGAGAAACCGTAAGTGTGCTTCGTCTTCAAATGTTAGCGTCTATCTACTTGTTTATTCTCTAACTTAGTCTGTTATATGAGGTAGCTGTGATGGGTGTTTCACATCTAATTTGTACTATGTTTACTTTTTCATTGTAGATTGTCTACACAACCGTTTGTCTAGCTGATGTTCCTAGTGAGCCATCAGATTTTCTTCCCCTTTATGTTCACTATCAGGAGCGTTTCTCAGCTGTAGGTCGAACTAGGTACGCCTTTTTATTCTTCAATCCTTTGCTATTTTGGATCCTCTTGCTACAAGAAAACCTGATCATATCCTAAATGGTATTGTACAGTGGTGGATTTTTCAAGCGAGAAGGGAGAACCAAAGATCACGAGGTATTTACATATGCTAAACAATGTTGGGCTACTTtaatttctccatctttcttaACATGTTTCTAACATTTGATGTTTATGCAGGTTCTTATTTGTAGGTTGATTGATAGACCTATACGCCCCACTATGCCCAAAGGTTTCTACAATGAAACTCAGATATTATCCTGGGTAAGGTCCTTCTCCATTGATTTCTTTACAGGCCTTCTTTTGAAACTATTTAAGCACTTTTTGGGAAGCAaggattgtttcttttgatgtcTTCCTCATATGTTGGTCTTTACTACCTAATCTAGATCTTTGTTTAGCCTCTCTTTGTTTCATGGTCTTTACTTTTTGACATGcgttttcttttgtctctgtAAGATGGCATTTGTTGTGTTGTGTGcctactacttttttttttcatgaactGACTTACATTTTTCTAATTACTTAAACGTTTATGTGGTGATTGTATTCGTTTCCTCGATTCAGGTTTTGAGCTACGATGGATTACACGCACCTGATGCTTTAGCTGTTACATCTGCTGGAATTGCTGTGTATGTAGGGTCATCTAGTTTCCGTTTTCGTATGAGTGAAGTTTATTTATGTTGGCGATATTGACATGGCTTTGTGATGAATGAATACCACAGAGCTCTATCAGAAGTACCAAATGCAAAAGCGGTTGCAGGAGTTCGGGTTGGTCTTATTGGGGGTGAATTCATCGTCAATCCAACCGTGAAGGAGATGGAAGAATCACAACTAGATTTGTTTCTAGCTGGAACAGATACTGCAATTTTAACAATAGAGGTGTCAACACTAATCTTTACCTGAGTTTGCAAGATTTGCACATTTCAATTGTTCTGCTTTATCTTGACTCAGCCCTTTCTCATTGCAAAATATGGGATTGCAGGGATACAGTAACTTTCTTCCGGAGGAGATGCTGCTCCAAGCTGTTAAAGTTGGACAGGTATTTCGATTTTTCAATTGTGGTTATTTCAATTCTGAAAGATTTGGATTAGGTACTGAATGTGTGACTTGTTCAAATTTTTACCAGGAAGCTGTACAGGCTACATGCATTGCTATTGAAGCTTTAGCAAAGAAACATGGAAAGCCCAAAATGCTTGACGCTATTAGATTACCACCTCCTGAGCTATACAAGCATGTGAAAGTATGTTATACACCTTGTTTCCATTTTGGTTTGCCAGAATGGAATTGAAGTGATATTATATTGTAAATCATGTGTCAAATGAATTGTTTTCTGTACACAGGAACTTGCTGGTGAGGAATTGACTAAAGCGCTACAAATTAAGAGCAAAATATCGAGAAGGAAAGCCATATCGTCCCTGGAAGAAAAGGTCTTAACAATACTGACAGAGAAGGGATACGTTATTGATGAGGAAGCATTTGGAACCATTGAAGCACAACCGGATCTGTTGGAGGATGAAGACGAGGATGAGGAAGTTGTTCCTGAAGGTGAGGTGGACCAAGGTGACGTTCACATTAGGCCCATCCCTCGTAAACCTATTCCTTTGGTGAGTCTCTTAAACTTTCTACACAATAACTTGAAATTGACCCTTTcctactcatttttttttaatgcaatgtTAACAAAGTAGTCATTGCCTTTTACTAGCTATTTTCTGAAGTAGATGTCAAGCTGGTCTTCAAAGAAGTATCGTCAAAGCTCCTACGGAGGCGAATTGTTGAGGTACACCATCTGGTTTCCTGGTTTTTCTACCATATACGTGTATGTTGATAGGATTTTTTTCATTGAAGCATTTATTGACTACACTACGGTAAATTACCATGCTTAACATGTTAAAAGTCGACAAATGTTTACAGTGTCTTtcctaaattttcaattttgtttcactttttgGAACGAGTTTTAATGATTTCATATTACATATTTCTACATCCATAGGGAGGTAAAAGAAGTGATGGGCGGACTCTGGATGAGATTCGTCCAATTAATTCAAGATGTGGACTGCTTCCAAGGGCACACGGAAGTACTCTGTTCACACGTGGTGAAACACAGGTAACACAGGAGTGTTGTCCTCTGGGAGAATCCTGTGTTGCTATTTCATATGTCAATCCTTTGTCTTAGATGTATGTTACGGAAATTGGTTCGATAAGGAACATTATTGTATGATTGTTTCAGGCACTGGCAGTTGTTACTCTTGGTGATAAACAAATGGCGCAGAGAATTGACAATCTTGAGGGTTCTGATGAATACAAGAGGTTCTATCTTCAGGTCTCTTCaaaatttgttcttcttctcactcTGTTTTTATTAGACATATGCTGTGGTTTGTTGCACGTTTACATTTAATGACTATTTCGAGAAAATTCGATTCTTAGtgtcttctttcattttcttgttgagCTTAAAGAGATTTTCTAAGCTACTCATTGTGATGTTTCAGTACACTTTTCCTCCATCGTCTGTTGGTGAAGTTGGACGAATTGGAGCTCCCAGTAGAAGGGAAGTAGGTCATGGGACACTAGCAGAGAGAGCATTGGAGACCATTCTACCTAAAGATGAGGATTTTCCTTACACAATACGTGTTGAAAGTACAGTAATTGAAAGCAATGGTTCTTCaaggtctgtttttttttctctggctGTATGAATCTGTATATGCCAAGTTCGTTTGAATGAGTTTTTTTGTGCTTGCTTCTTATGTTGTTCTGAAAATGTGACAGCATGGCATCTGTTTGCGGCGGTTGCTTGGCTTTGCAAGATGCCGGAGTTCCAGTCAAATGTTCTGTTGCTGGCATAGCAATGGGAATGGTTTGGGATACTGAAGAATTTGGTGGTGATGGACTTCCCCTTATCCTTTCTGACATCACTGGAGCTGAAGATGCATCCGGTGATATGGACTTTAAGGTCAGAAAATATAAGGGTTCCTTTGAAAGTCATTGCATTAACTTGAATACTGAATATTGATTTGCTTATCAATAGGTTGCTGGGAATGAAGGTGGCGTTACCGCCTTTCAGATGGACATTAAGGTCATCATCTGTTTCTTAATTTACACTGCCAAAATGGTTTTAAATGGCAATTGTTAAATATATCTGTTGGTAACATcgttatttttcttcttctcttttcatgaACTAGGTAGGAGGAATCACTTTAGAGATTATGGAAAAGGCTCTGATACAGGCAAAAGCTGGGCGTCGCCATATTCTTGGTAAGGAATTCTTGGATATTCAGACTTTGGGATACTCAGGAAAAAATGTATCCATTAAAGATGTCATTtactatttttctctttttgtgcAGCTGAAATGGCAAAGTGCTCACCGCCTCCTACCTTAAGCCTCTCAAAATACGCTCCATTGATACATATTATGAAGGTTTGGCTTCGACTAATTTTACAGGATTGCTCAGTCTAATGGTTTAAGGCCTTGAACTAAATATTGTTAGCGTTTCATGTGCTGCAGGTTCACCCAAGCAAAGTATACTTTCTTATTGGTTCTGGTGGTAAGAAAGTGAAGAGCATCATTGAAGAATCTGGAGTTGAGGGCATTGATATGCAAGATGATGGAACTGTGAGATATACAgaaatgttttctttcttcttaatgTTTTTGCTTATTTATGGGTTTTCTCACTATAACCTCTAAATATTTACCTTTCTCAAGGTCAAAATTATGGCAAACGATGTGGCGAGTCTGGAAAGGGCAAAAGCAATTATTGGTGGATTGACAATGGTTCCCGCTCTTGGTGATATCTACAGGTATGTATTCTCCATATACCTTCTTTGACTAGGAATTGTAAATGGATTTGGATTCTGATCTTTCTTATTGTATCAGAAATTGTGAAATCAAATCAATGGCTCCTTATGGTGCCTTTGTAGAGATTGCGCCTGGGCGTGAAGGACTTTGCCATATCAGTGAGCTGAGTGCTGAATGGCTTGCAAAACCAGAGGATGTGAGCTTTACCCGTTGCTTACCCTCTATAGCAATTGTTTCATATATTATTTGGGTTTTCACATATGCTCATCAATATTACTCTTGTCCTACCAGGCCTTTAAAGTGGGAGACCGCATTGACGTCAAACTAATAGAGGTCAGGGAGTTCTTATGTCTTTATAACTCATACAGACATTATAACTAATTGGGAATGATAATTAGATGAGTTGTTGAACAAAGAAACATGGANATTATGGCAAACGATGTGGCGAGTCTGGAAAGGGCAAAAGCAATTATTGGTGGATTGACAATGGTTCCCGCTCTTGGTGATATCTACAGGTATGTATTCTCCATATACCTTCTTTGACTAGGAATTGTAAATGGATTTGGATTCTGATCTTTCTTATTGTATCAGAAATTGTGAAATCAAATCAATGGCTCCTTATGGTGCC is drawn from Camelina sativa cultivar DH55 chromosome 1, Cs, whole genome shotgun sequence and contains these coding sequences:
- the LOC104789437 gene encoding protein PNS1-like — its product is MPTPTSNGHASRLQIQEPRTMSPLPPSSSPIAFKEQQGRPPPTAHQTISGKLFRNLFKGLLFSQLTLISLLVIVLTIRGLISASSHHFHPKKWYPPLLASVAVSGVASLAWQCIFIYNPSRAVRATFWLSPILTCSVGILLVLIGSAVDAGIGSVFVLFAITQSLYGCWITTRFEYTDKILSLATAFPPARTREVVCSSITVSLVYSGFLVTGIGGATSTRTSLDLLFISVILISLAWTMQVLKNVQQVAISRARFVNFAHGEEMDAWDAFRITLKHLVGSICIGSTLVPSVVFIRGSIRSVNLMSGSSDEVMYSGADCFSTIANKLTTLGNRWGFVHVGTYDKGFVEASSDTWNKFRSTSGLEKLIDSDLTSSFCFLSAVSVGAVSSLTAGIWMLLIHKDYALEVTLYAFIIGYFVGRVALAWVQACVLAYYVAYSEDPRSVRFDGTIPHRIQRLQMLSAHRDNRELEMGREREEDSYNNC
- the LOC104789621 gene encoding polyribonucleotide nucleotidyltransferase 1, chloroplastic-like; the protein is MLTSPSNALHSSTPHFCPVRRRRLCRSRNFPRLNSGDRSSGGGGGKLCSLSLLSASGAGKFSVRALVRPDATEEADSVGDGALPFPSHVSVKIPFGNREILVETGLMGRQASSAVTVTDGETIVYTTVCLADVPSEPSDFLPLYVHYQERFSAVGRTSGGFFKREGRTKDHEVLICRLIDRPIRPTMPKGFYNETQILSWVLSYDGLHAPDALAVTSAGIAVALSEVPNAKAVAGVRVGLIGGEFIVNPTVKEMEESQLDLFLAGTDTAILTIEGYSNFLPEEMLLQAVKVGQEAVQATCIAIEALAKKHGKPKMLDAIRLPPPELYKHVKELAGEELTKALQIKSKISRRKAISSLEEKVLTILTEKGYVIDEEAFGTIEAQPDLLEDEDEDEEVVPEGEVDQGDVHIRPIPRKPIPLLFSEVDVKLVFKEVSSKLLRRRIVEGGKRSDGRTLDEIRPINSRCGLLPRAHGSTLFTRGETQALAVVTLGDKQMAQRIDNLEGSDEYKRFYLQYTFPPSSVGEVGRIGAPSRREVGHGTLAERALETILPKDEDFPYTIRVESTVIESNGSSSMASVCGGCLALQDAGVPVKCSVAGIAMGMVWDTEEFGGDGLPLILSDITGAEDASGDMDFKVAGNEGGVTAFQMDIKVGGITLEIMEKALIQAKAGRRHILAEMAKCSPPPTLSLSKYAPLIHIMKVHPSKVYFLIGSGGKKVKSIIEESGVEGIDMQDDGTVKIMANDVASLERAKAIIGGLTMVPALGDIYRNCEIKSMAPYGAFVEIAPGREGLCHISELSAEWLAKPEDAFKVGDRIDVKLIEVNEKGQLRLSVRALLPESETDKDSQKQQPTSDSTKDKGSPRKYVNTSSKDRASKVASGDDLVLKKKDVRRATGGSSDKTMKSNSSSNEEERSSLVNGEATIS